A window of the Desulfurobacteriaceae bacterium genome harbors these coding sequences:
- a CDS encoding TIGR00159 family protein has translation MLETIPKITFWDIIDILIVAFLIYRVFLYLSETRAIQILVGLFILLVFRVIAKFLHLYTLSFIF, from the coding sequence TTGTTAGAAACTATCCCTAAGATAACCTTTTGGGATATTATAGACATCCTTATAGTAGCCTTTCTTATTTACCGGGTCTTTTTATATCTTTCTGAAACAAGGGCTATTCAAATCCTTGTAGGTTTATTTATTCTGCTTGTTTTCAGAGTTATTGCTAAGTTTCTGCACCTTTATACGCTCTCCTTTATTTTTA